CTTTTCTGTCAGAAAATGACGAGTTTTCTTCTACTTGCCATCATTGGCACAGTTCTCTTGGGAGTGGCTCATGGAGCACCTGCTGCGTCAAAAGACACCAATTGTACTGAAGGATCGCTTGATGCAATTTTATGTCTCCTGGTAAGCCTGAAAAACACTTTATGATAATTGAATATTAACTTAATTATTcagaatctgcaaaaattcgccgaaaaatcTGACGAGCTTGATATGAATGACAAAGATGAGTTGAAGGGCTTCAAGGATACTTGCGATTCTCTGCGAAGCTGTCTGGCCAACCTCAAATGCTCACCAGTGCCAAAGGATCAAAAAGAAGCAGCGCTCAGGagtatagaaaaatattgcgaTGCTGTTGTGTACGTATACAGTGATTTTGCACAGTGCAGGGATAAATTGaacgcaaaaaaatcaaagtgcTTTGATGACTGGGACCCAATTCCAAATGTTCATAAAGAAAACGACCCGAAAAAAGTTGAGCAATTGAAAAAGGACACTTGCAAAAACTATTTCGGAAAGGATGACTGCATGAAGAAGGAGGTTATTGAAACATGCAGCCAACCGGAATGGGATAAGTTCAGCGAGGTAAATTATATTgattgttttcaataaaaacttgtCCATTTCAGCAATTCATCAATTATTCTGGAGCACTTGTAAGCGAATGCGACTTCAGCAGACTTAGATAAATATTCCTAATTGTTGAATgaactgaaatattattttttttaatcgtttgTTATGTACAGGATGCTTCACGTGAACAAAAACTAGCGGAAGCTGACCCATATTTTCAGCAGAGTCGCTATCCGAATGAGCTTGTATGAATTTTGGCCCGAAAATTattctcttgaaaaatttagcaGCACATGTTG
This is a stretch of genomic DNA from Caenorhabditis elegans chromosome V. It encodes these proteins:
- the T28A11.3 gene encoding T20D4.11-like domain-containing protein (Confirmed by transcript evidence), producing the protein MTSFLLLAIIGTVLLGVAHGAPAASKDTNCTEGSLDAILCLLNLQKFAEKSDELDMNDKDELKGFKDTCDSLRSCLANLKCSPVPKDQKEAALRSIEKYCDAVVYVYSDFAQCRDKLNAKKSKCFDDWDPIPNVHKENDPKKVEQLKKDTCKNYFGKDDCMKKEVIETCSQPEWDKFSEQFINYSGALVSECDFSRLR